The nucleotide window GGTCCAGCCCAAAGGGCCAGGTGCCGAAGATTGCCGGATGCCCCGGCTTCACCGCGTTGACATAGACGAGCCCGGCCAGGCATTCCGCCGTGGCCTGCATGATCGCCCCCGCTATGGTCGAGGGCGCGGTGGCCCCGGCCATGCCCGCCGACAAGAGCAGCACCGGCATTCCGCCCTCGATGCAGCGCTCCATCACCTCGCAGGATTCGGTGGCGAACCGCATCGGCGGCACCACGAAGCAGTTGGAGTTGCTGACGAAAGGCCGCGCGCGAAACTCATCCTCGCCGCCCGCGATCATATAGAGCATCTCCATCGCCGGACCCACGTGATGCGGCTCGGTAAAGGACGTGCCCACATGCTTCGTCGTGCCCGTACAGCAGGCATAGACGGTGTTCAGCTCCATCTCCATGTTGTCGGGAATGTCCCGCGCCACCATGGGCCGCTGGCAGAAATGCACGTTGTCCAGCACATCGACGATCCGCGCCGCATCATGCAGGTCCTGCACCGTGCTCTCACGGTAGTTGCGCCCGTCCACGTCCACCATGTTCACCGCCGCCCCCGCGGTGCCGTAATGCACACGGGCACCGCCCAGATGCAGGTCGTTCAGACCGTCGCGGCTGTAAAGCGTGATCTCGCGATTGGCGCGCGCAATGGTCGCCTCCACAAGCGCCCGAGGAAAGCGGATGCGCCCGTCGTCGCCCTGAACGGCTCCGGCGGCGGTCAGATAGGCGATCCCGCTTGCCGGCGCGCCCGACAGCCCGATGCGGTCCAGCGCATCAAGCGCCGCCTCGTGAATGCGCACCACCTGCGCGTCGGTCAGCACCTTCAGCGTGCCGCCCTCCATACCGGGGCGTACGGGGCGCATCAAGGTATCGAGCGGGGCGGCCCGGCTGGCCCGGCGCGCGGCACGGCCTCCGGTACGGCGGGGGGAAAGGTTGTTCATGTCTTGGGTCCTTGGATCGCGGGAAAAAAGGGAAGGCGAGATGCGTCTCAGCCCCGTCCCGGCCGCCCCCGTGCGGCCCGTCCGCGTTCCGCCCCGATGGTGCGGACCTTCAGAACTATCTTGCAGCGCTGCGCCATGCGCGGCCTCCATCGCCAGCCCGCACGCACGTGACCGCACCGCCGGGCCCAATGGCCGATTTAAGGCGGCAGCCTCGCGTCCGATCTGTCCCGAAAGCGACGCATGGTCCAAAAACGACAGAATCTTACGCCGCAGGGCAGCGAACATGAAAACGGCCCGCGCGCCTGTCGCGGGCCTCGATGACGCAGGATGATGCGTTTTACAGCGCCGCGAGGATCGCGGCGGGCAGCCCGACCATGCCGCCCAGGATGATCGCCATCGAAAGTCCCAGACCCTTGAACACGTGTTTCCTCCGCTTGAACCAGGTTACATGCTGGATTTGTGCGGTCAGCCAAGGGTTTCGACGTGACCGGCGGTCGCAGGCAGCCGCGCGCGAACACCCATGTCCGCCATTACGCAATGCAGCTTCGCCGGTTTTTCACAGCCCCCGTCCCGGGCCTGACCCGGGACCTCTCACACGCTCAGGCCGCCACGCCCGCCAGCTCCGACGCCATCTCCACCAGCCGCGCCAACGCCTCGCGCAGCCGGTCATCCGCCACCGTCAGCGCCACGCGCACATGCCCCGCCGCGGCGCGGCCGAAACTCTCGCCCGGCATCACCGCCACCTTGTGCCGCTCCAGCAGGCGCAGCGCAAAGTCCTCGCCCGACAGCCCGGTCGCCCGCACGTCCAGCATCACGAACATCGCGCCCTGCGCCGGGATCGGGCGCACCACGTCCTGACCCTCCAGCAGCCCCAGCACCAGGTCGCGCCGCCGCCGGAAGGGAGCCGCCACCTCTGCCTCGAAATCCTGGCCCTTGCCAAGCGCGTAACACGCCGCCTCCTGCACGAAGCCGGCCACGCCATAGGTTGTGTGGGTCGACAGGTTGCCCATATGCGAAATCGCCTCCTCCGGTCCCACGACCCAGCCGATGCGGCTGCCGGTCATCGCATGGCTTTTCGACAGCGACCCGATCACCAGCGTGCGCTCGGCCATCCCGTCCAGCATCCGGGGGCTCAGGTGGTCGCCCTCCCACAGCTGCGTGTCGTAAACCTCGTCCGAGATCAGCCACATGTCGTGATCCCGGCAAACCCGGCCGATCCCCTCCAGCGTCTCGCGGCCATAGACCGCGCCGGTGGGATTGTTCGGCGTGTTGATCAGCAGGCTTTTCGCGCCCTGCGCCGCCGCTGCCGCGATATCCGCCGGATCGGGCTGGAACATCCGCTCGGGCCGCGCGGCCACCGCCACATCCTTCGCGCCCACCGCCCGGATCGTGCCGGGGTAGGTGGCATAGAACGGATCGATGTAAAGCGCCCGGTCACCCTCGTCACAGGCCGCGTGATGCGCCGCGAAGAGCCCCGCCTGGCCGCCCGGCACGACCAAGACGTTGTCCGGCGTGGTCGCCACACCCGTCCGCGCGGTCACCCGCCGGGCCACCGTCTCGCGCAGGTTCAGGTTGCCGTTGAACATCGAATAGCCCACATGCCCCGCCTTGGTGGCGGCATGCATCGCGTCCAGGATGCTGTCATCGGTGCCGATATCGTGCTCGCCGATGGTCAGCATGGCGACATCCTCGCCCGCGTCCATCATGTCCTTGGCCTTGTAATAGACGTCCCAGCCGTCCGATCCGCCGCCCGTCAGCCCCGTGATCCGCTTCGACAATGCCATGCCAGCCTCCTTCGCTCCGTCGCCGCCACATGGCCCGGCACCCTTCGCGAAGTCAAGCAGGTGGCCAGCCCTCTCAAATCTCGTCCGAGCGGTCCCCCATCACATAGCGCGGCCCCGGCCCGCGCACCCTCGCCTTGTCCTTGGGATTGTAAAGCGCGCAGGTCTTCAGCGACAGGCAGCCGCAGCCGATGCACCCGTCCAGCCGCGCCCTGAGCGCCTGCATCTGCGCGATCCGCTCGTCCAGCACCGCCCCGAACCGGCGCGAGATCCGCGCCCAGTCCGCCTTGCCCGGCGTGCGGCGCTCGGGCAGCTCGGCCAGCGCCGCGCGGATCTCGGGCAGGCTGAAACCCAGCCCTTGCGAGATCATCACAAAGCTCAGCCGCCTGATGTCCGACCGTGCATAGCGCCGGTGCCCGGCGTCGTTGCGATCCGGGCGCACCAGCCCCTCGTCCTCGTAGTACCGTATGGCCGACGGCGCGAGGCCGGTGCGCTCGGCAACATAGCCGATCGTCAGGCCGCGATCCGGCAAGGGTCTGACGGGCATGAGAATTTTCCCTCTTGGCTTCAAGTTAACTTGAAGGATTACGTTGATTTCACAACGGAATCAAGCTTGCAAAGGAGCGCCCCATGAAACTCGAACATGTCAACATCACCGTCCCCGATCCCGGGGCCAGCGCCGCGATCCTGTGCGATCTCTTCGGCTGGCACGTCCGCTGGCAGGGGGCGGCCAAGGACAACGGCTTTACCGTTCATGTCGGCGACGACGACAGCTACCTCGCGCTCTACGCGCCCGACAAGGACCTTCAGCCGACGGGCGAGACCTATGGACGGATCGGCGGCCTGAACCATGTGGGCGTCACGGTGGACGACCTCGGGGGAACCGAGGCGAAGGTCAAGGCCGCCGGCTACACGCCCCACAACCACGCCGATTACGAACCGGGGCGGCGCTTCTATTTCGACGGCCCCGACGGGATCGAATTCGAGGTGGTGACCTATGACTGACAGCGCCCACACCCCCCGCGCCATCGGCCTTTTGCTCTATACCGGGGCGCTGCTGGGCGCCGGCCTGCCGCTGGGCAAGCTGGCGTCCGGTGCAGGGGTGCCGCCGCTGGTCTGGGCCATGGTGATTTCCGCCGGGGCCGCCGGCGTTCTGGTGCCGGTGCTGGTGGTCCAGCGGCGCTTCGCGCTGCCCCGGGGGCGGATGCTGCGCTATGCAGCCATATCCGGCACGCTCAGCTTTGCCGCGGTCAACGCGCTTCTGTTTTGGGTGATCCCGCATGTCGGCGCGGGCTATGCCGGGCTGATGTTCGCCCTCTCGCCGGTGGCGACGCTGGCGGTGACGGCGCTGGCAGGCCTTGCCACGCCGCCCCGGCTGGGGATCATCGGCATCGGTCTGGGCCTTGCCGGAGCGGCGCTGGTGGCGCTGACGCGGGGCGGGGCGATTGGGACGGACGGGGCAGGGGGCCTGGGCTGGGCGGTCCTGGGCTTCGCGCTTCCGGCGATCCTGGCCATCGGCAATGTCTATCGCACGCTCGACTGGCCCGAGGGCGCACACCCCGCCGCCCTCGCGGCGTGGAGCCATATCTTCGCGCTCCTGGCGCTGGGCCTGCTGCAACTCGCCCTGACCGGCGACGTGCCGCTCGAGCGTCTGCATGCCGTGCCGCATCTCGTCCTGCCCCAGATGCTGGTCGCGGGCCTGACCTTCCCGGCCTATTTCGCCCTGCAACGCGCGGGCGGCCCGGTGCTGCTCAGCCAGATCGGCTATGTCGCCGCCGCCGTGGGGCTGGCCGCCGGCACGGTGCTGCTGGGCGAGGTCTATGCCCCGCTCACCTGGGCCGGGGCGGCGGTGGTCGCCATCGGCATTGCCCTGACCATCCGCGCGCAGCTCTCCCCGGCGCCGGAGGTCCCCCGGCGGGCGCCCTCCGCGGGATGCGCTTGACCGGGCGGGGGCGGCCTTCTATGGTCGCCCCCATGACCGTTGCACCCATCACCATTTGCTGCATTACCCGCTGACATCGTCAGGCGGGCCGGTCTTCTATTCCATCCTTGAATGTTAGTTGCTAAGCCCGCCGCGGGACCACGCGCGCGAGGACGCCATGACAACACTAAAACTCCACAACACCCGCACCCGGAAGAAAGAGGTGTTCGAGCCTCTGAACAAGGACGATGTGCGCATGTATGTCTGCGGCCCCACCGTCTATGACCGCGCCCACCTGGGCAACGCGCGGCCCGTGGTGGTGTTCGACGTGCTCTACCGGCTGTTGCGGCACGTGTATGGCGAGGATCACGTCACCTACGTCCGCAACTTCACCGACGTCGATGACAAGATCAACACCCGCGCCGCCGAGACCGGGCGCGATATCTCGGACATCACCGCCGAAACCACCCAGTGGTTCCTGGACGACATGGGCAGCCTCGGCGCGCTTGAACCCAACGAGATGCCGCGCGCCACGCAATACATACCGCAGATGGTGGCGATGATCGAGAAACTGATCGCGGATGAGTATGCCTACGAGAGGGAAGGCCATGTCCTCTTTCGCGTCCGCAAATACGCCGACTACGGCAGACTCTCCGGCCGCTCGGTCGACGACATGATCGCCGGCGCCCGGGTCGAGGTCGCCCCTTTCAAGGAAGACCCGATGGATTTCGTCCTCTGGAAACCTTCCGATGAGACGCAACCGGGCTGGGACAGCCCTTGGGGCAGGGGCCGCCCCGGCTGGCACATCGAATGCTCTGCCATGGCCTTCGAGTTGCTCGGCAACAGCTTCGACATCCACGGCGGCGGCAACGACCTGATGTTCCCCCACCACGAGAACGAGATCGCCCAAAGCTGCTGCGCCCACCCCGAGGGGCAATTCGCGCAGGTCTGGATGCACAACGAGATGCTTCAGGTCGAGGGCAAGAAGATGTCCAAGAGCCTGGGTAATTTCTTCACGGTGAAGGATCTGTTGGATCAGGGCATTCCCGGCGAGGTGATCCGCTTCGTGTTCCTCAGCACGCATTACCGCAAGCCGATGGACTGGACGGCAGAAAAGGCGCGGGAGGCGGAAATTACATTGAGAGAATGGATTGAAACTGCTGACCTCGATTGTTCGGGGGAAGTCGACGAGATAGTGCTTGAGGCGCTGTCCGATGATCTGAACACCGCAATGGCAATTCAAAGAATGCATGAGTTGTACGCAACGGGTGATGCTCGCTCGCTTACAGCGTCAGCTGCTCTGCTTGGTTGGGACCTTGCGGCACTTCAACAAGCTAACTGGGCAAAACCATTCAAGGTCGAGATGGAGGCGGGGGTCGAACTAGAGGAAGGTGTGGACTTTCAGCCGACCATAGGCGTCATGGGGTGGGGAAGCTTTCAAAAAGAAGTAATTGATGAATGCATGAATATTGCGCGTTTTTGGTTGACCCTTCGTAGGGAAAAGTCATGGGACGACGCAGATAGCCTACGCAGTAAGGCAGCCTCGATCGGTATCGAACTGCGCGCTCACAAATCAGAAAATGGTGTAAACGGCGCGACAGCAGAACTTAGGTACAACTTCGACCCCGCCAAATTGGAGGCCCTCAAATGATCCTCCAACAGACACATCAGAGCGAAGGGCCGCGCCCGACCCTGGGTGGGCGCACGCAACGCTCCTTTGATGGGCGACAGGTGTCACGCGCAAAACACCCCTTCGGCGCGCAACATCACCCACGCGCCCTCCCGGGGGGAGGGTCGGGCGCGGCCCGGCGTGCCGCCGGGCGAAACAGCTCGAGCGAAGCACCAGTATTCGACGAGGCCCCCAAATGACCAAAACCCGCCTCAGCCTCTACGACACCACCCTGCGCGACGGCCAGCAAACCCAGGGCGTGCAATTCTCCACCGCCGAGAAGCAGGCCATCGCCACCACGCTCGACCAACTCGGCGTCGACTATATCGAAGGCGGCTGGCCCGGGGCAAACCCCACCGACAGCGCCTTCTTCGACGCCGCCCCCGAGACCCGCGCGCGCCTCACCGCCTTCGGCATGACCAAGCGGGCCGGACGAAGCGCTGAAAATGACGACGTTCTGGCGGCGGTCATGAATGCCGGCACCGCCTCGATCTGCCTCGTCGGCAAGACCGATATCTTCCACGTCGAAACCGCCCTCGGCATCGCCCCCGACGAAAACCTCGAAAACATCTCCGCCTCCATCGCCCATATCGTGAAACAGGGCCGCGAGGCGCTGTTCGATGCCGAGCATTTCTTCGACGGCTACGCCCGCGATCCCGCCTATACGCTCGACTGCCTGAAGGCCGCGCATCAGGCCGGCGCCCGCTGGATCGTGCTGTGCGACACAAATGGCGGCACGCTCCCGCACCGCATCGCCGACGTGGTATCGGACGTCATCGCCGCCGGCATCCCCGGCGAACGCCTGGGCATCCACACCCATAACGACACCGAGAACGCCGTCGCAGGCAGCCTCGCCGCCGTGGATGCAGGCGCGCGCCAGATACAAGGCACGCTCAATGGCCTGGGCGAGCGCTGCGGCAACGCCAACCTCACCGCGCTCATCCCCACGCTTTTGTTGAAAGAACCCTACGCCAGCCACTACCAGACGGGTGTCACCCTCGAAGCGCTCGAAGGCATCACCATGGCCTCGCGCCAACTGGACGAGATCCTCAACCGCGTCCCGATGAAGCAATCCGCCTACGTGGGCGCCTCCGCCTTCGCCCACAAGGCGGGCCTGCACGCCAGCGCCATCGTCAAGGATCCGACCACCTACGAACATATCGACCCCGCCACCGTCGGCAACGCCCGCATCATCCCCATGTCCAACCAGGCGGGCCAGTCCAACCTGCGCAACCGCCTCTCCGAGGCCGGGCTGGAGATCGAAAAGGACAACCCCGCGCTCCCGCGCATCCTCGAAGAGGTCAAGACCCGCGAAAACCGCGGCTACACCTACGACATGGCGCAGGCCAGCTTCGAGCTGGTCGCCCGCCGCGAACTGGGCCTTCTGCCGGAATTCTTCGAAGTCAAGCGCTACAAGGTCACGGTCGAGCGCCGCAAGAACAAGTACAACAAGATGGTGTCCCTGTCCGAGGCCGTCGTGGTCGTCAAAGTCGACGGCGAGAAGAAACTGTCGGTCAGCGAGTCCATGGACGAAACCGGCACCGATCGTGGCCCGGTGAACGCCCTGGCCCAGGCGCTGGCCAAGGACCTCGGCCGCTACCAGGACGCCATCGCCGACATGCGGCTGGTGGACTTCAAGGTGCGCATCACCCAAGGCGGGACCGAGGCCGTCACCCGCGTCATCATCGACAGCGAGGACGGGCAGGGGCGGCGCTGGTCGACCGTGGGCGTGTCGCCCAACATAATCGACGCCTCCTTCGAGGCGCTGCTCGAAGCAATAAACTGGAAACTTTTGCGCGACGGCGGCGAGGCCTGAGCGGTGGACGACGCCTTCCTGACGCTCCACCGCGAGATGACGCGTCAAGGCCCCGGCACATCGGAGGATGTCCGATGGGCCCTCAGCCAGCTTGACCTGCCCGATGCGCCCAATGTGCTCGACGCCGCCTGCGGTCCTGGTGCGGATCTCGTGACCCTGGCCGAATGTCTGCCCCGGGCGCAGATCGAAGGCATCGACCAACTGCCCCACCTTGTCGAAGAGGCCCGCACGGCCACCGCCCGCTTCACCAACGTCACCGTATCGACCGGCGACATGGCGCAGATCACCGGCTTTTACGACCTCATCTGGTGCGCCGGCGCGCTCTATTTCCTAGGCGTCACCGAAGGGCTGACACTCTGGAGGCGCGCCCTCACGACCGATGGCGCAATCGCCTTCTCCGAACCCGTCCTCAGCCCCGAGGCACCGCAGGCCGCCCGCGATTTCTGGGCCGACTACCCGGCAATCTCCGACCTCGACGGCATCACCGCGCGGGTCGAGGCAGCCGGCTACGACGTGCTGAACCACCGCCTTGTCACCGGCAGGGCCTGGGCGGAGTATTACGCCGAACTCGGCGGCCGCATCGCCGCCCTACGCCCCGATGCCGACGCCGCGCTGGACCAAGTCCTCGACACCGCGCTGCGCGAAATCACCCTCTGGCGGCAGGCCCCCGGCGATATCGCCTACGCGCTCATCCTTGCGCGCCCCGGTTTCGGGCCTACCTGACGGTCATGGCGCTCGACCCAGACATCATGGCCTGCGCGGGCCTCGTCCATCGCGGCGACCCCGAGCGTTTCGCCGCCACCATGGCCGCCCCGGTGCCCGCGCGCGAAAAGCTCTTTCCGCTCTACGCCTTCAATGTCGAGGTTTCCCGTGCTCCGTGGGTCACGCAGGAGAGCATGATCGCCGAAATGCGCCTGCAATGGTGGCGCGACGTGCTGGAAGAGATCCGCACGGGCGCCGAGGTCCGCCGCCACGAGGTCGCCACGCCGCTTGCCAGGGTGCTGGACACGGACATGGCCGCACGGTTGGATGCGCTGGTCGAGGCCCGCCGCTGGGACATCTACCGCGACCCGTTCGAGGACATGAGCGCTTTCCGCGGCCACCTCACCAACACGTCCGGTCTGCTGCTGCTCGCCGCCGCCCGCACCCTCGGCGACGCGCCGGAAGAGCCGATCCTGAAAGCAGGCTACGCCCAGGGCGTCGCCAACTGGCTGCGCGCCGTGCCGGAACTCGAACGCCAGGGCCGCATCCCGCTCGTCGAAGGCACGCATGCCGCCATCCGCGCCCTGGCCGACGATGCGCTGACAGACCTCGCAGAGGCCCGCCGCACGCGCCCTGCGCCGGAAGTACGTCCGGCCATGCTGGCCCTCTGGCAGACCGACGCGATCCTGAAAAAAGCCCGCCGCGACCCCGCCGCCGTCTCGGAAAACCGCCTGACCCTGCCGCCCTTCCGCTCCCGCCTCGGGCTGATGCACCGGGCCCTGACCGGACGCTGGTAAACGGAGCGCCTGCGGCGCGCTCTATAGGGGAATGAGGGGCGCTGCCCCTCAAACTCCCCGGAGTATTTTCGGCAAGAAAAAGCCTCAGGCTGTCTTCGGCCGCATCACCAGCCAGATCAGCGCCCCGCCCGCCAGCGTCAGAAGCGGCACCATCGCGAGGTTCACCGCTGTCCACCCGGCCTCCGCCGTGCTGCCCGAACAGTTCATCAGCCCGCCCGAGGCCAATGACGCCACCGTGACACCGCCGAAGACCAACAGGTCGTTCATCCCCTGCATCCGACCCCGCTCATGCACGTCATGAGCGCCCGCCAGCATGGTCGTCGCCCCGATGAACCCGAAATTCCAGCCCAGCCCCAGCAGGATCAAGGCGATGAAGAAATTCTCGATCTCCACCCCCTGCAGCGCCACGATTCCCGCGGCGGCCAGGATCACAAGGCCCGCGCCCACGATTCGCTCCACCCCGAACCGCGCGATCAGATGCCCGGTAAAGAACGAAGGCGCGAACATCGCCAGCACGTGGCCTGTCACGATGTCCGCCGCGTTGCTCTCGGTGAACCCGCAGCCCACCACCGCCAGCGGTGTCGAGGTCATCACCAGGTTCATCAGCGCATAGGACACCATGGCGCAGATCACCGCCACCGCGATTCGCGGCGTGGTCAGCAGTTCCCACCGGGTGCGCCCCCTGGGACTGTCCGGCGCGGGCGGCGGGGGTTTCGGAATGTCCAGGAAGAAGAACAGCAGCGCGCCCAAAAGGTTGATCGCGATCACCGCCAGGTACGTGCCCAGGAAAGGGACGACCATCGCCTGGCTCGTCACCTTCACCAGTTGGGGTCCGATGATGGCACTCGCCAGCCCGCCCGCCAGAACATAGGAAATCGCCTTGGGCCGGAAATCATCGCTCGCCGTGTCGGCGGCGGCGAAGCGGTAAAAGCCCTGCGCCGACATGTAGATGCCGGTCAGGAAACTGCCCGTCAGGTAAACCGGAAAGGACGCCAGATAAAGGCCATAGCCCGCAATCGCCGCCCCGGTGGCCCCGCCCAAGGCCCCAATCAGGAAACCGGCCTTGCGCCCGAACCGCTGCATCACCATCGACAACGGGTTGGCCGAAATCATCGACCCCAGCACGATCAGCGAAATCGGCAACGTGGCGAAACACACGTTGCTGGCAAGGCTCTGCCCGGCCAGCCCGCCGACGACGAAGATCATCGCCATCTGCGCCCCCAGGAGGGCCTGCGCCAGTACCAGCACGATCACGTTACGCTTCGCGCGGCGGTCATCTTCAAGGGGCAGGGCGGTCTCGGTCATGTCGCCTTGCTAGACCCCTCTCGAGAGGCCCACAAGACCCGAAATCAATCCCAGCCCCTGCTTTTCCTCTGGCCGGAAATATCCCGGGGAGCGCGAGGGGCAGCGCCCCTCGCATCGGTCGTATTGCGCAACGCGCAATGCGAAATTCCCGATTGGCGCGAAGGGCTTGCCCCCCTATAGTCCGCCCGACCATGCCCGGACGACCCGTTCCCTCACACCAAAGGCCCAGCCCGTGACGCTCCTTTTGCTCGCCGGCACAGGCGAGGCCAAGACCATCGCCGCCCGCCTGCACGCAAGCGGCATCGCGGCCACCGCCTCGCTCGCCGGCGCCTCCCGCGCGCCCGCACCACTGGCCCTGCCCACGCGCAGCGGCGGCTTCGGGGGCGAGGCCGCGTTCCGCACCTACCTGAGCGATCAGGCGATCACTGCCGTGCTCGACGCCACGCATCCCTTCGCCGATCGCATCTCGCAGCGCACCGCCCGGGTCTGTGCCGACCTCGGCATGCCCTACTGCCAGGTACTGCGCCCGCCCTGGACACCGGGGCCGGGCGACGACTGGACCCTGATCGACCGCGAGGAAGAGGCCGCCGCCCACATCCCGCCCGGCTCCACCGTCTTTCTCGCCACCGGCCGCCAGACGCTGCACCGTTTCGCCAACCTGTCCGCCTGCACCGTCATCAGCCGCCAGATCAACGTGCCCGACACGCCCTTTCCCTTCCCGAACGGCCGCTTTCTGCAAGGCGATCCGCCCTTTTCGGAGCGCCAGGAATACGACCTTTTCAAATCCCTCGGCATCGACTGGCTGATTGCCAAGAACGCGGGTGGCACGACACCCCGCACCAAGCTCGACGCCGCCCGCCGCCTCGGGCTGCGCGTCGCGCTGATCAACCGTCCGCCCCAGCCGGACGCACGCCGCGTCGAAACTGTCGAGGACGCCCTTGCATGGGTGCGTTCGCTGTGACGGGGCGCATCATCCGCACCGATGCGGACGTGGCGGAAGGCGTGGCGCATCTCACCGCCATCTGCCCCCGCATGGCCCATGCCCACGCCCAGACCGGCCCGCTTCCCCTGCGCCGCAGACTCGACGGGTTCGCGGAACTTCTGTCAGCCATCGTCAGCCAGCAGGTCTCCACCGCCTCCGCCGCCGCCATCTGGGACCGCATGAAAACTGCAGGTCTCACTGGCCCGCGCAAGATCAAATGGGCCAGTGACGACAACCTCCGCGCCGTCGGCCTCAGCCGCCAGAAGATCCGCTATGCCCGCGCGCTCTCGGACGCCGGGATCAACTTCAAGGCCCTCCGCGATACTCCCACGGACGAGGTTATCGCCACCCTCACGCAAGTCCCCGGCATCGGCACCTGGACCGCCGAGATCTATGCCATGTTCAGCCTCGGCCGCGCCGACGTCTTCGCCCCCGGCGACCTTGCCCTGCAAGAGGCCGCG belongs to Roseovarius sp. THAF27 and includes:
- a CDS encoding VOC family protein, coding for MKLEHVNITVPDPGASAAILCDLFGWHVRWQGAAKDNGFTVHVGDDDSYLALYAPDKDLQPTGETYGRIGGLNHVGVTVDDLGGTEAKVKAAGYTPHNHADYEPGRRFYFDGPDGIEFEVVTYD
- a CDS encoding pyridoxal phosphate-dependent aminotransferase — protein: MALSKRITGLTGGGSDGWDVYYKAKDMMDAGEDVAMLTIGEHDIGTDDSILDAMHAATKAGHVGYSMFNGNLNLRETVARRVTARTGVATTPDNVLVVPGGQAGLFAAHHAACDEGDRALYIDPFYATYPGTIRAVGAKDVAVAARPERMFQPDPADIAAAAAQGAKSLLINTPNNPTGAVYGRETLEGIGRVCRDHDMWLISDEVYDTQLWEGDHLSPRMLDGMAERTLVIGSLSKSHAMTGSRIGWVVGPEEAISHMGNLSTHTTYGVAGFVQEAACYALGKGQDFEAEVAAPFRRRRDLVLGLLEGQDVVRPIPAQGAMFVMLDVRATGLSGEDFALRLLERHKVAVMPGESFGRAAAGHVRVALTVADDRLREALARLVEMASELAGVAA
- a CDS encoding trimethylamine methyltransferase family protein, which gives rise to MNNLSPRRTGGRAARRASRAAPLDTLMRPVRPGMEGGTLKVLTDAQVVRIHEAALDALDRIGLSGAPASGIAYLTAAGAVQGDDGRIRFPRALVEATIARANREITLYSRDGLNDLHLGGARVHYGTAGAAVNMVDVDGRNYRESTVQDLHDAARIVDVLDNVHFCQRPMVARDIPDNMEMELNTVYACCTGTTKHVGTSFTEPHHVGPAMEMLYMIAGGEDEFRARPFVSNSNCFVVPPMRFATESCEVMERCIEGGMPVLLLSAGMAGATAPSTIAGAIMQATAECLAGLVYVNAVKPGHPAIFGTWPFGLDLRTGAMSIGSGEQALLSAGCAQMHQFYGVPGGAAGGASDSKLPDMQAGWEQMCSNVMAGLAGVNMVYEAAGMHASLLGFCHESLILGDDLIGQALRCVRGIEVDDETLALDQMEAVCIGGPGHYLGTEATLARMQRDHCYPNLGDRSSPKEWVEKGKPDLVAKAVARKEEILAQRSAARLNPMLDAEIRKRFAIHLKG
- a CDS encoding trans-aconitate 2-methyltransferase; this encodes MDDAFLTLHREMTRQGPGTSEDVRWALSQLDLPDAPNVLDAACGPGADLVTLAECLPRAQIEGIDQLPHLVEEARTATARFTNVTVSTGDMAQITGFYDLIWCAGALYFLGVTEGLTLWRRALTTDGAIAFSEPVLSPEAPQAARDFWADYPAISDLDGITARVEAAGYDVLNHRLVTGRAWAEYYAELGGRIAALRPDADAALDQVLDTALREITLWRQAPGDIAYALILARPGFGPT
- the cysS gene encoding cysteine--tRNA ligase, which translates into the protein MTTLKLHNTRTRKKEVFEPLNKDDVRMYVCGPTVYDRAHLGNARPVVVFDVLYRLLRHVYGEDHVTYVRNFTDVDDKINTRAAETGRDISDITAETTQWFLDDMGSLGALEPNEMPRATQYIPQMVAMIEKLIADEYAYEREGHVLFRVRKYADYGRLSGRSVDDMIAGARVEVAPFKEDPMDFVLWKPSDETQPGWDSPWGRGRPGWHIECSAMAFELLGNSFDIHGGGNDLMFPHHENEIAQSCCAHPEGQFAQVWMHNEMLQVEGKKMSKSLGNFFTVKDLLDQGIPGEVIRFVFLSTHYRKPMDWTAEKAREAEITLREWIETADLDCSGEVDEIVLEALSDDLNTAMAIQRMHELYATGDARSLTASAALLGWDLAALQQANWAKPFKVEMEAGVELEEGVDFQPTIGVMGWGSFQKEVIDECMNIARFWLTLRREKSWDDADSLRSKAASIGIELRAHKSENGVNGATAELRYNFDPAKLEALK
- the soxR gene encoding redox-sensitive transcriptional activator SoxR; amino-acid sequence: MPVRPLPDRGLTIGYVAERTGLAPSAIRYYEDEGLVRPDRNDAGHRRYARSDIRRLSFVMISQGLGFSLPEIRAALAELPERRTPGKADWARISRRFGAVLDERIAQMQALRARLDGCIGCGCLSLKTCALYNPKDKARVRGPGPRYVMGDRSDEI
- a CDS encoding DMT family transporter; this encodes MTDSAHTPRAIGLLLYTGALLGAGLPLGKLASGAGVPPLVWAMVISAGAAGVLVPVLVVQRRFALPRGRMLRYAAISGTLSFAAVNALLFWVIPHVGAGYAGLMFALSPVATLAVTALAGLATPPRLGIIGIGLGLAGAALVALTRGGAIGTDGAGGLGWAVLGFALPAILAIGNVYRTLDWPEGAHPAALAAWSHIFALLALGLLQLALTGDVPLERLHAVPHLVLPQMLVAGLTFPAYFALQRAGGPVLLSQIGYVAAAVGLAAGTVLLGEVYAPLTWAGAAVVAIGIALTIRAQLSPAPEVPRRAPSAGCA
- a CDS encoding squalene/phytoene synthase family protein, which produces MALDPDIMACAGLVHRGDPERFAATMAAPVPAREKLFPLYAFNVEVSRAPWVTQESMIAEMRLQWWRDVLEEIRTGAEVRRHEVATPLARVLDTDMAARLDALVEARRWDIYRDPFEDMSAFRGHLTNTSGLLLLAAARTLGDAPEEPILKAGYAQGVANWLRAVPELERQGRIPLVEGTHAAIRALADDALTDLAEARRTRPAPEVRPAMLALWQTDAILKKARRDPAAVSENRLTLPPFRSRLGLMHRALTGRW
- the cimA gene encoding citramalate synthase; the encoded protein is MTKTRLSLYDTTLRDGQQTQGVQFSTAEKQAIATTLDQLGVDYIEGGWPGANPTDSAFFDAAPETRARLTAFGMTKRAGRSAENDDVLAAVMNAGTASICLVGKTDIFHVETALGIAPDENLENISASIAHIVKQGREALFDAEHFFDGYARDPAYTLDCLKAAHQAGARWIVLCDTNGGTLPHRIADVVSDVIAAGIPGERLGIHTHNDTENAVAGSLAAVDAGARQIQGTLNGLGERCGNANLTALIPTLLLKEPYASHYQTGVTLEALEGITMASRQLDEILNRVPMKQSAYVGASAFAHKAGLHASAIVKDPTTYEHIDPATVGNARIIPMSNQAGQSNLRNRLSEAGLEIEKDNPALPRILEEVKTRENRGYTYDMAQASFELVARRELGLLPEFFEVKRYKVTVERRKNKYNKMVSLSEAVVVVKVDGEKKLSVSESMDETGTDRGPVNALAQALAKDLGRYQDAIADMRLVDFKVRITQGGTEAVTRVIIDSEDGQGRRWSTVGVSPNIIDASFEALLEAINWKLLRDGGEA